The proteins below are encoded in one region of Micromonospora yangpuensis:
- a CDS encoding DEAD/DEAH box helicase, translating into MTLTAALPASADPDALYDAFAGWAKERGLDLYPHQEEAVIEIVSGANLIMNTPTGSGKSLVATAAHFAALADNRTTFYTAPIKALVSEKFFALCEIFGAENVGMLTGDASVNADAPVIACTAEILANLALREGARADVGQVIMDEFHFYAEPDRGWAWQVPIIELPQAQFILMSATLGDTTRFVDDLTRRTGRATAVVRTAERPVPLLFSYAMTPMHETLEELLQTKQAPVYVVHFTQAAALERAQALMSVNVSTRAEKDLIAAAIGRFRFTSGFGKTLSRLVRHGIGVHHAGMLPKYRRLVETLAQAGLLKVICGTDTLGVGINVPIRTVLFTGLSKYDGVRTRLLKAREFHQIAGRAGRAGFDTIGRVVVQAPEHVIENEKALAKAGDDPKKRRKVVRRKPPEGSIGWGEPTFQRLVEAEPEPLTSSFQVSHSMLLNVIGRPGDAFAAMRHLLTDNHEDAAAQRRHIRRAIAIYRALRAGGVVEELPEPDETGRRVRLTVDLQLDFALNQPLSPLALATIELLDAESPAYALDVLSVVESILDDPRQVLSAQQFKARGEAVAAMKAEGIEYEARLELLDEVTYPKPLAELLDAAYEMYRRGHPWVADHQLSPKSVVRDMYERAMTFGEFVQFYGLTRSEGLVLRYLADAYKTLRQTVPEDAKTEELVDLIEWLGELVRQVDSSLIDEWERLRNPSDAEEVAAALDDRPPAVTRNARAFRVLVRNALFRRVELAALRRYDLLGELDAADGWDAGAWTDALAPYFEAYDGIGTGPDARGPALLMIDQSNSQRWTVRQILDDPDGDHDWGISAEVDLVASDETGAAVVRITDVGQL; encoded by the coding sequence ATGACGCTCACCGCCGCGCTGCCTGCAAGCGCCGACCCCGATGCCCTGTACGACGCGTTCGCCGGCTGGGCGAAGGAGCGCGGCCTCGACCTCTACCCCCATCAGGAGGAGGCGGTCATCGAGATCGTCTCCGGCGCGAACCTGATCATGAACACGCCCACCGGCTCCGGCAAGAGCCTGGTGGCCACCGCCGCGCACTTCGCCGCGCTGGCCGACAACCGCACCACCTTCTACACCGCGCCGATCAAGGCGCTGGTGTCGGAGAAGTTCTTCGCCCTCTGTGAGATCTTCGGCGCGGAGAACGTCGGCATGCTCACCGGGGACGCCAGCGTCAACGCCGACGCCCCGGTGATCGCCTGCACCGCCGAGATCCTGGCCAACCTGGCGTTGCGCGAGGGCGCCCGGGCCGACGTCGGTCAGGTGATCATGGACGAGTTCCACTTCTACGCCGAGCCGGACCGGGGCTGGGCCTGGCAGGTGCCGATCATCGAGCTGCCCCAGGCGCAGTTCATCCTGATGTCGGCCACCCTCGGCGACACCACCCGCTTCGTCGACGACCTGACCCGGCGTACCGGCCGCGCCACCGCCGTCGTACGCACCGCCGAGCGGCCGGTCCCGCTGCTCTTCTCGTACGCGATGACGCCGATGCACGAGACCCTGGAGGAGCTGCTGCAGACGAAGCAGGCCCCGGTGTACGTGGTGCACTTCACCCAGGCCGCCGCCCTGGAACGGGCCCAGGCGCTGATGAGCGTCAACGTCAGCACCCGCGCCGAGAAGGATCTGATCGCCGCCGCGATCGGCCGGTTCCGGTTCACCTCCGGCTTCGGCAAGACCCTGTCCCGGCTGGTCCGGCACGGCATCGGGGTGCACCACGCGGGGATGCTGCCCAAGTACCGCCGGCTGGTGGAGACCCTCGCCCAGGCCGGCCTACTCAAGGTCATCTGCGGTACGGACACCCTCGGCGTCGGCATCAACGTGCCGATCCGTACGGTGCTCTTCACCGGCCTGAGCAAGTACGACGGGGTCCGTACCCGGTTGTTGAAGGCCCGGGAGTTCCACCAGATCGCCGGGCGGGCCGGCCGGGCCGGATTCGACACCATCGGCCGGGTGGTGGTGCAGGCCCCCGAGCACGTGATCGAGAACGAGAAGGCGCTGGCCAAGGCGGGCGACGACCCGAAGAAGCGGCGTAAGGTGGTCCGCCGCAAGCCGCCGGAGGGCTCGATCGGCTGGGGCGAGCCGACCTTCCAGCGGCTGGTCGAGGCCGAGCCGGAGCCGTTGACCTCCAGCTTCCAGGTCAGCCACTCGATGCTGCTCAACGTCATCGGCCGCCCCGGTGACGCGTTCGCCGCGATGCGGCACCTGCTCACCGACAACCACGAGGACGCCGCCGCGCAGCGCCGGCACATCCGCCGGGCCATCGCGATCTACCGGGCCCTGCGCGCCGGCGGGGTGGTCGAGGAGCTGCCCGAGCCGGACGAGACCGGCCGGCGGGTCCGGCTCACCGTCGACCTGCAACTCGACTTCGCCCTCAACCAGCCGCTCTCCCCGCTGGCCCTGGCCACGATCGAGCTGCTCGACGCGGAGAGCCCCGCGTACGCCCTGGACGTGCTCAGCGTGGTCGAGTCGATCCTCGACGACCCCCGCCAGGTGCTCTCCGCGCAGCAGTTCAAGGCCCGTGGTGAGGCGGTCGCCGCGATGAAGGCCGAGGGCATCGAGTACGAGGCCCGGCTCGAACTGCTCGACGAGGTGACCTACCCGAAGCCGCTGGCCGAGTTGCTGGACGCCGCGTACGAGATGTACCGGCGGGGGCACCCGTGGGTCGCCGACCACCAGCTCTCCCCCAAGTCCGTGGTCCGCGACATGTACGAGCGGGCGATGACCTTCGGCGAGTTCGTGCAGTTCTACGGCCTGACCCGGTCCGAGGGGCTGGTGCTGCGCTACCTGGCCGACGCCTACAAGACGCTGCGGCAGACGGTGCCCGAGGACGCCAAGACCGAGGAGCTGGTCGACCTCATCGAGTGGCTGGGCGAGCTGGTCCGCCAGGTCGACTCCAGCCTGATCGACGAGTGGGAACGGCTGCGCAACCCGTCGGACGCCGAGGAGGTGGCCGCCGCCCTGGACGACCGGCCACCGGCGGTCACCCGCAACGCCCGCGCCTTCCGGGTGCTGGTGCGCAACGCGCTGTTCCGCCGGGTCGAGCTGGCCGCGCTGCGCCGCTACGACCTGCTCGGTGAGCTGGACGCCGCCGACGGCTGGGACGCCGGGGCGTGGACGGACGCGCTGGCACCGTACTTCGAGGCGTACGACGGGATCGGGACCGGTCCGGACGCCCGAGGACCGGCGCTGCTGATGATCGACCAGAGCAACTCGCAGCGGTGGACGGTGCGGCAGATCCTGGACGACCCGGACGGCGACCACGACTGGGGGATCAGCGCCGAGGTGGACCTGGTCGCCTCGGACGAGACAGGTGCCGCCGTGGTGCGGATCACCGACGTCGGACAGCTCTGA
- the trmB gene encoding tRNA (guanosine(46)-N7)-methyltransferase TrmB, whose translation MTGRQLDAMDQLWPVFGLTVPEPAGSPLDLADLFGRRAPVVLEIGSGMGDATAAMAADDPSRDYLAVEVHTPGIANLLDLVRRHGLGNVRIVEGDALELVRGLPVDALDAVHVFFPDPWPKTRHHKRRLIQPAHVALLRSRLTPGGTLHCATDWAEYAESMRRTLDDDPGLVNAHPGYAPRPAHRPVTKFERRARTASRDVFDLIYHRV comes from the coding sequence ATGACCGGCCGTCAGCTCGACGCGATGGACCAGCTCTGGCCGGTCTTCGGGCTGACCGTGCCGGAGCCTGCCGGCAGCCCGCTGGACCTGGCCGACCTGTTCGGACGCCGGGCACCGGTGGTGCTGGAGATCGGTTCCGGTATGGGGGACGCCACGGCCGCCATGGCGGCCGACGACCCGAGCCGAGACTATCTGGCGGTCGAGGTGCACACGCCGGGAATCGCGAACCTGTTGGACCTGGTCCGCCGGCACGGGCTGGGCAACGTCCGGATCGTCGAGGGCGACGCGCTGGAGCTGGTACGCGGCCTACCGGTCGACGCGTTGGACGCGGTGCACGTCTTCTTCCCCGACCCGTGGCCCAAGACCCGCCACCACAAACGGCGACTGATCCAACCCGCGCACGTCGCCCTGCTGCGTTCCCGACTGACCCCCGGCGGCACGCTGCACTGCGCGACCGACTGGGCGGAGTACGCCGAGTCGATGCGCCGGACCCTCGATGACGACCCGGGCCTGGTCAACGCCCACCCCGGGTACGCGCCGCGCCCGGCGCACCGGCCGGTGACCAAGTTCGAACGCCGGGCCCGCACCGCCAGCCGCGACGTCTTCGACCTGATCTACCACCGGGTGTAA
- a CDS encoding class F sortase, translated as MPLAVVLVLVGIFATGAGLGRTVGPFDWVAATPEAEPAAGESVAGGLSASRPVGLAVPTIKVNAPVRPVGQAPDGTIAVPPLERHNETGWYDRAPTPGEAGRAIIVGHVDSKDGPSVFYELARLTPGDRIEVTRADGSVAVFAVDSVEHFAKDNLPADRVYGDSGPPELRLITCGGQWLGGRTGYQDNVIAFASLVDSRSR; from the coding sequence GTGCCGTTGGCGGTGGTGCTGGTGCTGGTCGGGATCTTCGCCACCGGCGCGGGCCTCGGCCGTACCGTCGGGCCGTTCGACTGGGTGGCCGCGACGCCGGAGGCCGAACCGGCAGCGGGTGAGTCGGTGGCCGGCGGGTTGTCCGCCAGCCGGCCGGTGGGTCTGGCGGTGCCCACGATCAAGGTCAACGCGCCGGTACGGCCGGTCGGGCAGGCCCCCGACGGCACGATCGCCGTGCCGCCGCTGGAGCGGCACAACGAGACCGGTTGGTACGACCGCGCACCGACCCCGGGCGAGGCCGGTCGGGCGATCATCGTCGGGCACGTGGACAGCAAGGACGGCCCGTCGGTCTTCTACGAGCTGGCCCGGCTCACCCCCGGTGACCGGATCGAGGTGACCCGGGCCGACGGGTCGGTGGCCGTCTTCGCGGTCGACTCGGTGGAGCACTTCGCCAAGGACAACCTGCCTGCCGACCGGGTCTACGGCGACTCCGGCCCGCCCGAACTGCGGTTGATCACCTGCGGCGGGCAGTGGCTCGGCGGACGGACCGGGTACCAGGACAACGTGATCGCCTTCGCCTCGCTTGTCGACTCCCGCAGCCGGTGA
- a CDS encoding DUF5753 domain-containing protein, which translates to MNHVLIEAMTQCGETADSLAAQVGVDPKSVQRWVNPGAVPHPRHRSTAARVLGRDVGDLWPSTVRRREPAWFRRWADIERAAVSLRTFQLAWVPGLLQTEAYARATLAGEALSVAEVDGLVEGRTARQSILRRDRPPLLVAVIDETVLRRTLGGDRAMMREQCAYLLACAELPSVRVHVVPSTVGIYSGHGGPITLAELGDGSAWAHVDSQGRGEIVDSATDLATLSRRWELIRGVAMSVDQSRDLLEEVAASWT; encoded by the coding sequence GTGAACCACGTTCTGATTGAAGCCATGACGCAGTGCGGGGAGACCGCCGACAGCCTTGCGGCCCAGGTGGGGGTAGACCCGAAGTCTGTCCAGCGGTGGGTCAACCCTGGTGCCGTGCCGCATCCTCGGCACCGGTCGACCGCCGCGCGGGTGCTGGGCCGCGACGTTGGCGACCTTTGGCCGAGCACGGTGCGCCGCCGTGAGCCGGCATGGTTCCGGCGGTGGGCCGACATCGAACGCGCGGCGGTGTCCCTGCGGACATTCCAACTCGCCTGGGTGCCCGGCCTGTTGCAGACCGAGGCGTACGCGCGGGCGACCCTCGCCGGCGAGGCGCTGAGCGTCGCCGAGGTAGATGGCCTGGTCGAGGGTCGGACAGCGCGGCAATCGATCCTGCGCCGGGACCGGCCGCCGTTGCTGGTCGCGGTTATCGACGAGACTGTACTGCGGCGGACGCTCGGCGGTGACCGGGCGATGATGCGCGAGCAGTGCGCCTATCTGCTCGCCTGCGCCGAGCTGCCGTCGGTGCGCGTGCACGTCGTACCGAGCACCGTCGGCATCTATTCGGGGCACGGTGGGCCGATCACGCTCGCTGAATTGGGCGACGGGTCGGCCTGGGCGCACGTGGACAGTCAGGGGCGCGGCGAGATCGTCGACAGCGCGACGGACCTTGCTACGCTGAGTCGCAGATGGGAACTCATCCGGGGCGTGGCGATGTCCGTCGACCAGTCCCGTGACCTGCTCGAAGAGGTGGCAGCATCATGGACCTGA
- a CDS encoding DUF397 domain-containing protein, protein MDLTRARWRKSTYSGNNGGDCVEVADNVPGVVGVRDSKDPAGPALTFGPAAWRAFVGMAAAQR, encoded by the coding sequence ATGGACCTGACCCGCGCGCGGTGGCGCAAGAGCACGTACAGCGGCAACAACGGCGGCGACTGTGTCGAGGTCGCCGACAATGTGCCCGGCGTCGTCGGTGTTCGGGACTCGAAGGACCCGGCCGGCCCGGCGCTGACCTTCGGTCCGGCCGCGTGGCGGGCGTTCGTCGGCATGGCGGCGGCGCAGCGCTGA
- a CDS encoding antibiotic biosynthesis monooxygenase family protein gives MAIVKINALDVPPGGGEELERRFAARAAAVENSPGFLGFELLRPVGGESRYFVYTRWESEEAYQNWAAGPSRAAHGAGEGEPPRRPVATGANLLEFEVVQQVPGPR, from the coding sequence ATGGCCATCGTGAAGATCAACGCGCTCGACGTACCGCCCGGCGGCGGCGAGGAACTGGAACGGCGCTTCGCCGCCCGGGCCGCCGCGGTGGAGAACTCCCCCGGTTTCCTCGGGTTCGAGTTGCTGCGTCCGGTCGGCGGCGAGAGCCGCTACTTCGTCTACACCAGGTGGGAGAGCGAGGAGGCGTACCAGAACTGGGCCGCCGGGCCGTCCCGCGCCGCACACGGCGCCGGGGAGGGTGAGCCGCCCCGCCGGCCGGTCGCCACCGGCGCGAACCTGCTGGAGTTCGAGGTGGTCCAGCAGGTCCCCGGCCCCCGCTGA
- a CDS encoding exodeoxyribonuclease III encodes MRLATWNVNSVKARLPRLLDWLATTGPDVVCLQETKCPDGAFPVAEVGELGYTVASHSDGRWNGVAILSRVGLGDVTVGFPGEPGFPAPEARAISATCAGLRVWSVYVPNGRTPEDPHYAYKLAWFAALRDALEQELTGAPTLAVCGDFNVAPTDADVWDPALFVTSTHVTPAERAALAALRDLGLRDVVPTAMKGPHPYTYWDYRAGMFHQNKGMRIDLVYASAPLAHAVRSAYVDREARKGKGPSDHAPVVVDADLVPAVESL; translated from the coding sequence ATGCGCCTGGCGACCTGGAACGTGAACTCCGTGAAGGCCCGCCTGCCCCGGCTGCTCGACTGGCTGGCCACCACCGGCCCCGACGTCGTGTGCCTGCAGGAGACCAAGTGCCCCGACGGGGCCTTCCCGGTCGCCGAGGTGGGCGAGCTGGGCTACACGGTGGCCAGTCACAGCGACGGCCGGTGGAACGGCGTGGCCATCCTGTCCCGGGTGGGGTTGGGCGACGTGACCGTCGGGTTCCCCGGTGAGCCGGGCTTCCCCGCCCCCGAGGCCCGCGCCATCTCGGCCACCTGCGCCGGGTTGCGGGTCTGGTCGGTGTACGTGCCGAACGGGCGGACGCCCGAGGACCCGCACTACGCGTACAAGCTGGCCTGGTTCGCCGCCCTGCGCGACGCCTTGGAGCAGGAGCTGACCGGGGCGCCCACGCTGGCCGTCTGCGGCGACTTCAACGTCGCCCCCACCGACGCCGACGTCTGGGATCCGGCGCTCTTCGTCACCTCCACCCACGTCACCCCGGCCGAACGCGCCGCCCTGGCCGCCCTGCGGGACCTGGGGCTGCGGGACGTGGTGCCGACGGCAATGAAGGGGCCGCACCCGTACACCTACTGGGACTACCGGGCCGGGATGTTCCACCAGAACAAGGGCATGCGGATCGACCTGGTGTACGCCTCCGCGCCGCTCGCCCACGCGGTGCGTTCGGCGTACGTCGACCGGGAGGCACGCAAGGGCAAGGGCCCCTCCGACCACGCCCCGGTGGTGGTCGACGCTGACCTGGTGCCCGCCGTGGAGTCGTTGTGA
- a CDS encoding proteasome assembly chaperone family protein has translation MLDPHELYELADELPDLGQPVLIQALTGFVDAGSATRLAREQLLTSLEARPVATFDVDQLFDYRSRRPVMTFVEDHWESYDAPQLALHLLHDDDETPFFLLTGPEPDLQWERFAAAVAGLATRLDVRLTVGLNSIPMAVPHTRPTGVTAHATRRDLIAGHEPWLQRVQVPGSVGHLLEFRLGEAGRDALGFAAHVPHYVAQTEYPAAAEVLLTSVSRSTGLLLPTEDLRSAAEVVRVEIDRQVGQTEDAAALVQALEEQYDAFARGRGEKNLLAAENGPLPTADELGAELERFLAEQSRPGDTPGS, from the coding sequence GTGCTCGACCCACACGAGCTCTACGAACTCGCCGACGAGCTGCCCGACCTCGGTCAGCCGGTGCTCATCCAGGCCCTGACCGGTTTCGTCGACGCCGGCAGCGCCACCAGGCTGGCCCGGGAACAGCTGCTCACCTCGCTGGAGGCCCGCCCGGTGGCCACCTTCGACGTCGACCAGCTCTTCGACTACCGCTCCCGCCGGCCGGTGATGACCTTCGTCGAGGACCACTGGGAGTCCTACGACGCGCCCCAGCTGGCCCTGCACCTGCTGCACGACGACGACGAGACCCCGTTTTTCCTGCTCACCGGCCCCGAGCCGGACCTGCAGTGGGAGCGCTTCGCCGCCGCCGTGGCCGGGCTCGCCACCCGCCTCGACGTCCGGCTGACCGTGGGACTCAACTCGATCCCGATGGCGGTGCCGCACACCCGGCCGACCGGGGTGACCGCGCACGCCACCCGGCGGGACCTGATCGCCGGCCACGAGCCGTGGTTGCAGCGGGTGCAGGTCCCCGGCAGCGTCGGCCACCTGCTGGAGTTCCGGCTCGGCGAGGCCGGCCGGGACGCGCTGGGCTTCGCCGCGCACGTGCCGCACTACGTCGCCCAGACCGAGTACCCGGCCGCTGCCGAGGTGCTGCTCACCTCGGTCTCCCGCAGCACCGGCCTGCTGTTGCCCACCGAGGACCTGCGGTCGGCCGCCGAGGTGGTCCGGGTCGAGATCGACCGGCAGGTGGGCCAGACCGAGGACGCCGCCGCGCTGGTCCAGGCCCTGGAGGAGCAGTACGACGCGTTCGCCCGAGGACGTGGCGAGAAGAACCTGCTCGCCGCCGAGAACGGTCCGCTGCCCACCGCCGACGAGCTCGGTGCCGAGCTGGAACGCTTCCTGGCCGAGCAGAGCCGCCCGGGTGACACCCCGGGCAGCTGA
- a CDS encoding EcsC family protein, whose protein sequence is MTDSVPVDGESTLPTPSSATGGPGPSGPVPPAPRSPQDPPPPAAPAGSRPPAQPAGAAEDAPEGPPARLWDRMREDPQYAPEHLALEAVRRLGPEARQWARKVRAERPGATPEALAELAVKRFVNRARLSGAVSGAAGLPGAVIDVGVLAWTQARMVLHIAAAYGVDPEHTDRATDLLVLQKVHKAAASARLALGVAAGRERAGALFGTGSQTPLGRVMLRLGVKLAQMAGVRAAKRVFAKMVPGAAIVLGTWANSSATKSLADRSRALYRDAAAGDPQARPD, encoded by the coding sequence TTGACCGACTCGGTGCCTGTCGACGGAGAGTCCACCCTGCCGACGCCGTCGTCGGCCACCGGAGGCCCGGGGCCGTCCGGCCCCGTCCCGCCGGCCCCACGGTCACCGCAGGACCCACCGCCACCGGCGGCCCCGGCGGGCTCGCGCCCACCGGCGCAACCGGCCGGGGCCGCCGAGGACGCCCCGGAGGGGCCACCGGCCCGGCTCTGGGACCGGATGCGGGAGGATCCCCAGTACGCCCCGGAGCACCTGGCCCTGGAGGCGGTCCGCCGGCTCGGTCCCGAGGCCCGGCAGTGGGCCCGGAAGGTACGCGCCGAGCGGCCGGGGGCGACCCCGGAGGCCCTAGCCGAACTGGCGGTGAAGCGGTTCGTCAACCGGGCCCGGCTCTCCGGTGCCGTCTCCGGTGCCGCCGGCCTGCCCGGCGCGGTGATCGACGTCGGCGTGCTGGCCTGGACGCAGGCCCGCATGGTGCTGCACATCGCGGCGGCCTACGGGGTCGACCCGGAGCACACCGACCGCGCCACCGACCTGCTGGTCCTGCAGAAGGTGCACAAGGCCGCCGCGAGCGCCCGGTTGGCCCTCGGGGTGGCCGCCGGCCGGGAACGCGCCGGTGCGCTGTTCGGCACCGGGTCGCAGACCCCGCTGGGGCGGGTGATGCTGCGGTTGGGGGTCAAGCTGGCGCAGATGGCCGGGGTACGTGCCGCGAAGCGGGTCTTCGCCAAGATGGTGCCCGGCGCGGCGATCGTCCTCGGCACCTGGGCGAACTCGTCGGCCACCAAGAGCCTCGCCGATCGGTCCCGGGCGCTCTACCGGGACGCCGCGGCCGGCGACCCGCAGGCCCGCCCGGACTGA
- a CDS encoding GDSL-type esterase/lipase family protein — MPRRWATAVVCLLALAALACEGDGTAAPRPSDDPPGSGGPGSIAALGDSVTTGFASCLVLTACERNSWSTGDGVRVDSLYRRLVDQDPKIRGRATNHAESGARAAALAKQADAAVRAKADYVTVLIGANDACRQDIDQMTPVATFREQVDQGLRTLRKGRPKARVLVVSIPDLNRLWEIGHTDSRAVRAWRTGICPALLADPTSTEQAAKNRRARFGKRIDAYNDQLSAACRAYGSRCRYDGGAAHRVRFTPDMVNRLDWFHPSVAGQNRLAEVTWRAARLAD; from the coding sequence ATGCCTCGACGTTGGGCCACCGCCGTCGTCTGCCTGTTGGCGCTGGCCGCGCTCGCCTGCGAGGGCGACGGCACCGCCGCTCCCCGCCCGTCGGACGACCCGCCGGGCAGCGGCGGCCCCGGCTCCATCGCCGCCCTCGGCGACTCGGTCACCACCGGCTTCGCCTCCTGCCTGGTGCTCACCGCGTGCGAACGCAACTCCTGGTCGACCGGGGACGGCGTCCGGGTCGACAGTCTCTACCGCCGGTTGGTCGACCAGGATCCGAAGATCCGCGGCCGGGCGACCAACCACGCCGAGTCGGGCGCGCGGGCCGCCGCCCTGGCCAAGCAGGCCGACGCGGCCGTACGCGCCAAGGCCGACTACGTCACGGTACTGATCGGCGCCAACGACGCCTGCCGACAGGACATCGACCAGATGACCCCGGTGGCGACCTTCCGCGAGCAGGTGGACCAGGGCCTGCGGACGCTGCGCAAGGGGCGGCCCAAGGCCCGGGTGCTGGTGGTCAGCATCCCGGACCTGAACCGGCTCTGGGAGATCGGGCACACCGACAGTCGCGCGGTACGGGCCTGGCGCACCGGCATCTGTCCCGCCCTGCTGGCCGACCCGACCTCGACGGAGCAGGCCGCCAAGAACCGCCGGGCGAGGTTCGGCAAGCGGATCGACGCGTACAACGACCAACTCTCCGCCGCCTGCCGGGCGTACGGTTCCCGCTGCCGGTACGACGGCGGTGCCGCGCACCGGGTCCGATTCACTCCAGACATGGTCAACCGGCTGGACTGGTTCCACCCCAGCGTGGCCGGGCAGAACCGGCTGGCCGAGGTGACCTGGCGGGCCGCCCGGCTCGCCGACTGA
- a CDS encoding antibiotic biosynthesis monooxygenase has protein sequence MTHLVPVTVAITRRADPRRTSEMVAWMRAGTALAEAFPGFLGAGWVRNAPGSAQWHMLYRFADADTLRHWEESPQRNWWLTSAQGMVEHTRVERRTGIEGWFDPPLEQVVHEPGLAAGPIPSPPRWKQAVTIWLAFFPLSLAANLLVGWLLPDAALAARTLLITLCLTPLMTYLVLPRITRWLHWWLHGQPAPWRVADR, from the coding sequence ATGACCCACCTGGTACCGGTGACCGTCGCCATCACCCGACGCGCCGATCCTCGTCGTACCAGTGAGATGGTGGCGTGGATGCGGGCCGGCACGGCGCTGGCGGAGGCCTTCCCCGGTTTCCTCGGCGCGGGGTGGGTCCGCAACGCGCCCGGTTCGGCCCAGTGGCACATGCTCTACCGCTTCGCCGACGCCGACACGCTGCGGCACTGGGAGGAATCGCCGCAGCGGAACTGGTGGCTGACCTCCGCGCAGGGCATGGTCGAGCACACCCGGGTCGAGCGGCGGACCGGGATCGAGGGTTGGTTCGACCCGCCGCTGGAGCAGGTCGTGCACGAGCCGGGCCTGGCCGCCGGGCCGATCCCGTCCCCGCCCCGGTGGAAACAGGCGGTGACGATCTGGCTGGCGTTCTTTCCGCTGAGTCTGGCCGCCAACCTGCTGGTCGGTTGGTTGCTTCCGGACGCCGCGCTGGCCGCCCGGACCCTGCTGATCACCCTCTGCCTGACGCCGCTGATGACCTACCTGGTGCTGCCCCGGATCACCCGTTGGCTGCACTGGTGGTTGCACGGCCAGCCCGCCCCCTGGCGGGTAGCAGACCGCTGA
- a CDS encoding DUF6343 family protein: MTRSQPRRARGTVGHANSALNLRFALASFGLVSMTVFAVLAFTAGVAWLGVACAVLAVVAVLDLVVIQRRRIARRREEPGTRHSLFE, from the coding sequence ATGACGCGATCACAGCCCCGGCGTGCCCGAGGCACCGTCGGTCACGCCAACAGTGCGCTCAACCTCCGGTTCGCCCTGGCCAGCTTCGGTCTGGTCAGCATGACCGTCTTCGCCGTCCTCGCCTTCACCGCCGGGGTGGCGTGGCTCGGCGTGGCCTGCGCGGTCCTCGCCGTGGTGGCCGTGCTCGACCTGGTCGTCATCCAACGCCGCCGGATCGCCCGCCGCCGCGAGGAACCCGGCACACGCCACTCACTCTTCGAGTGA